The following coding sequences lie in one Trichoderma breve strain T069 chromosome 1, whole genome shotgun sequence genomic window:
- a CDS encoding snoaL-like polyketide cyclase domain-containing protein encodes MAAPPPLTVYDPASPSESAPPLPSAPSSVLGPSSVLQPPLSRRGSGPGIVLVLPSPSTIPPLVTDAEKPLDPEPLLKWAEEGFAVVAITLPEPEMELTGDDASASDIVNLIRDAVGALRKHQSVDTKDKFALVIYEEAVVSELLLDADRLQQYGIAGIVTFSHAASEITTSIPLLAHTSTASNPKINSSDVQKSNVTVHSYPETTPHFIFPSAAAYNNAAATLSHTRSLVFLRKHLGGPNFDLEAIWEEHCYWEFEARSVAKTMATMVAEPYVNHIPTMTGGIGREKLTAFYRDHFIFCNPPDTHLKTVSRTIGPDRIIDEFIFCCTHTRQIPFLVPGVPVTNKPLAIPMVGVINIRGDRLYHEHIWWDQGTVLRQLGILPTHLPYEGGLVKLPVAGVETARLLLDERDGTSNEMIEGAVETVNNSKDENESGK; translated from the exons ATGGCTGCCCCCCCTCCCCTAACCGTCTACGATCCCGCCTCCCCCTCCGAATCCGCCCCTCCGCTCCCCTCCGCTCCGTCCTCCGTCCTCGGCCCCTCTTCCGTCCTCCAGCCGCCGCTCTCCCGCCGCGGCTCCGGCCCAggcatcgtcctcgtcctcccgAGCCCCAGCACCATCCCGCCACTCGTCACCGATGCAGAAAAGCCGCTCGACCCGGAGCCGCTGCTCAAATGGGCCGAGGAGGGCTTCGCCGTTGTCGCCATCACACTTCCCGAGCCTGAGATGGAACTCACTGGCGATGACGCTTCCGCCTCAGACATCGTAAACTTGATCCGGGACGCTGTGGGTGCGCTACGGAAACATCAAAGCGTCGACACCAAAGACAAGTTCGCCCTTGTCATCtatgaagaagctgttgttAGCGAGCTGCTCCTCGACGCAGACCGCCTGCAGCAATATGGAATTGCCGGCATCGTCACTTTCTCTCACGCCGCTTCTGAAATCACTACTTCAATCCCGCTGCTCGCTCACACCAGCACGGCTTCAAATCCAAAGATCAACAGCAGCGATGTTCAAAAGTCTAATGTCACAGTGCACTCTTATCCCGAAACAACGCCtcacttcatcttcccctCGGCCGCGGCTTACAACAACGCTGCTGCTACCTTGTCTCACACACGTAGTCTAGTCTTTTTACGAAAACACCTAGGCGGGCCAAATTTTGATCTCGAAGCTATCTGGGAGGAACACTGCTATTGGGAATTCGAGGCGCGAAGCGTTGCCAAAACCATGGCCACCATGGTG GCGGAGCCATATGTCAACCATATCCCCACG ATGACGGGAGGCATCGGCCGCGAGAAACTAACCGCCTTTTACCGTGACCACTTCATTTTCTG CAACCCCCCAGACACGCATCTCAAGACCGTCTCCCGCACCATTGGCCCAGACCGCATCATCG ACGAAttcatcttttgctgcaCTCACACACGACAAATCCCCTTCCTCGTCCCCGGCGTTCCCGTGACGAACAAGCCCCTTGCCATCCCCATGGTCGGTGTCATCAACATCCGTGGCGACAGGCTCTACCACGAGCACATCTGGTGGGATCAAGGAACAGTATTGCGCCAGCTTGGCATTCTACCGACGCATTTGCCATATGAGGGCGGCCTCGTCAAGCTCCCTGTCGCGGGGGTCGAGACTGCTAGattgctgctggatgagcGAGATGGGACAAGCAATGAGATGATTGAAGGGGCCGTTGAAACTGTTAATaacagcaaagatgagaaTGAAAGCGGAAAATAA